In Paraburkholderia terrae, a genomic segment contains:
- a CDS encoding dihydrolipoamide acetyltransferase family protein: MKIFKLPDLGEGLQEAEIVEWHVKSGDEVSADQPLLSVETAKAIVDIPSPQSGRIAKLFGQTGDIVHLGAPLVAFEGEGGDADAGTVVGHMEVGQHVVHETPAALGTGMGAGGVIKAIPAARALARKLDVDLSMVTPSGPEGVITAADVQRVAKILGELGPPEVLRGVRRAMAQNMARAQSEVAAATVIDDADIHAWPPHTDVTIRLIRALVAGCRAEPGLNAWFDGHTGRRHVLEKIDLGIAVDLPDGLFVPVLRNVAHRDAADLRGGLDRMRADIRARKIPPEEMRGNTITLSNFGMIAGKYAAPIVVPPTVAILGAGRIHEQVVAADGVPAVHRILPLSLTFDHRVVTGGEAARFLAATIADLQSVQ; this comes from the coding sequence ATGAAAATCTTCAAACTGCCCGACCTCGGCGAGGGCTTGCAGGAAGCGGAGATCGTCGAGTGGCACGTCAAGAGCGGCGACGAGGTGAGCGCGGATCAACCGCTGCTGTCGGTCGAAACGGCGAAGGCGATCGTCGATATTCCGTCGCCGCAATCGGGCCGCATCGCGAAGCTGTTCGGTCAGACGGGCGACATCGTGCATCTGGGCGCACCGCTCGTCGCGTTCGAAGGCGAGGGCGGCGATGCCGATGCGGGCACCGTGGTCGGCCATATGGAAGTCGGCCAGCACGTCGTGCATGAAACGCCCGCAGCGCTCGGCACGGGCATGGGCGCGGGTGGTGTGATCAAGGCGATTCCCGCGGCGCGGGCGCTTGCGCGCAAGCTGGACGTCGATCTGTCGATGGTGACGCCATCGGGACCGGAAGGCGTCATCACGGCGGCGGACGTGCAGCGCGTCGCGAAGATACTCGGCGAACTCGGGCCGCCTGAAGTGCTGCGCGGCGTGCGGCGTGCGATGGCACAGAACATGGCGCGCGCGCAGAGCGAAGTCGCCGCGGCCACCGTGATCGACGATGCCGACATCCACGCATGGCCGCCGCACACCGACGTCACGATCCGGCTGATACGCGCGCTGGTCGCGGGCTGCCGCGCGGAGCCGGGGCTGAACGCGTGGTTCGACGGGCATACGGGGCGGCGCCACGTGCTGGAGAAGATCGATCTCGGCATCGCCGTCGATCTGCCTGACGGGCTCTTCGTCCCGGTGTTGCGCAACGTCGCGCATCGCGATGCAGCGGATCTGCGCGGCGGTCTCGACCGGATGCGCGCCGACATCCGCGCGCGCAAGATTCCACCGGAGGAAATGCGCGGCAACACGATCACGCTGTCGAACTTCGGGATGATCGCGGGGAAATACGCGGCCCCCATTGTCGTGCCGCCGACGGTTGCGATACTCGGCGCGGGGCGCATCCATGAGCAGGTCGTGGCGGCAGACGGCGTACCTGCTGTTCACAGGATCTTGCCGCTCAGCCTGACTTTCGATCACCGCGTCGTCACTGGCGGCGAGGCGGCGCGCTTCCTGGCCGCGACGATTGCTGATTTGCAGAGTGTGCAGTAG
- a CDS encoding 2-hydroxycarboxylate transporter family protein — protein sequence MQTTSHAHGPSQPAPAQQPVAKTRFWPEGWWKLMEYRIGIIPLPVYFILLALITGFAVTGKVPGEISMAIAVLAFFGFTCAELGKRLPILRNIGAAAICATFVPSALTYYHLLPKPVLNLTTEFTKQTNFLYLFIASIIVGSILSMDRRVLIQGFIKIFVPLAIGSIAAAIVGTAVGAMFGLGVRHTLLYIVVPIMAGGVGEGAIPLSIGYSEIMHLPQGELFAQVLPPVMLGSLTAIVLAGALDMLGKRLPHLTGNGRLQVGEKDEMDPVKEEITGHIDVTHIAAAGITAITLYLLGLMCRNLFGLPAPVAMLFLAVLVKLARAVSPQLQEGAFVVYKFFSTAVTYPLLFAIGVAMTPWDKLIAAFTIANIVTIVVTVATLMGTGFVVGRFLKMYPIDTAIVNACHSGQGGTGDVAILTAANRMTLMPFAQIATRIGGAIVVTLTLILLAHFG from the coding sequence TTGCAAACCACTTCTCACGCCCACGGCCCTTCGCAGCCGGCGCCCGCGCAGCAACCCGTCGCCAAAACACGCTTCTGGCCGGAAGGCTGGTGGAAGCTGATGGAATACCGGATCGGCATCATTCCGTTGCCCGTCTACTTCATCCTGCTGGCGCTGATCACGGGCTTCGCCGTAACCGGCAAGGTGCCCGGCGAAATTTCGATGGCGATCGCCGTGCTGGCGTTCTTCGGCTTCACCTGCGCCGAGCTGGGCAAGCGTCTGCCCATCCTGCGCAACATCGGTGCTGCCGCGATCTGCGCGACCTTCGTGCCGTCGGCGCTCACGTACTACCACCTGCTGCCGAAGCCCGTCCTCAACCTGACGACGGAGTTCACCAAGCAGACGAACTTCCTGTACCTGTTCATCGCGTCGATCATCGTCGGCAGCATTTTGAGCATGGATCGGCGCGTGCTGATTCAGGGGTTCATCAAGATCTTCGTGCCGCTGGCGATCGGTTCGATTGCGGCCGCCATCGTCGGCACGGCGGTCGGCGCGATGTTCGGACTCGGCGTGCGCCATACGCTGCTGTATATCGTCGTGCCCATCATGGCGGGCGGCGTCGGCGAGGGAGCGATTCCGCTGTCCATCGGCTATTCGGAAATCATGCATCTGCCGCAGGGCGAGCTGTTCGCGCAGGTGCTGCCGCCCGTGATGCTCGGCAGCCTGACGGCGATCGTGCTGGCCGGCGCACTCGACATGCTCGGCAAGCGCCTTCCGCATCTGACGGGCAACGGGCGTCTGCAGGTCGGCGAGAAGGATGAAATGGACCCCGTGAAGGAAGAAATCACCGGTCATATCGACGTCACGCACATTGCCGCCGCCGGCATCACCGCGATCACGCTCTACCTGCTCGGCTTGATGTGCCGCAATCTGTTCGGTCTGCCTGCGCCCGTCGCGATGCTGTTCCTCGCGGTGCTCGTGAAGCTCGCGCGCGCGGTGTCGCCGCAGTTGCAGGAAGGCGCGTTCGTCGTCTACAAGTTCTTCTCGACGGCCGTCACGTATCCGCTGCTGTTCGCGATCGGCGTTGCGATGACGCCGTGGGACAAGCTGATCGCCGCGTTCACGATCGCCAACATCGTGACCATCGTCGTGACGGTTGCGACGCTGATGGGCACGGGCTTTGTGGTTGGGCGCTTCCTGAAGATGTACCCTATCGACACCGCGATCGTGAACGCCTGCCACAGCGGCCAGGGCGGCACGGGCGACGTCGCGATCCTGACGGCGGCGAACCGCATGACGCTGATGCCGTTCGCGCAGATCGCCACGCGCATCGGCGGCGCGATCGTGGTGACGCTGACGCTGATCCTGCTCGCGCATTTCGGCTGA
- a CDS encoding alpha-ketoacid dehydrogenase subunit beta, translating into MADLNMVDALNQAMAYELEHDSAVVLLGEDIGVNGGVFRATAGLQARFGAQRVIDTPLAETAIAGTAIGMAAMGLKPVAEIQFSGFLYPTIDHVLNHASRLRHRTRGRLSCPLVIRAPCGAGIHAPEHHSESPEALFAHIPGLRVVTPSSPARAYGLLLAAIRDPDPVIFFEPTRLYRLFRQTVDDNGEALPLDTCFTLRDGSDVTLVSWGGAVQDAQAAADLLAQDGVMAEVIDVTTLKPIDMNTILASVAKTGRCVIVHEGSRTGGVGAEIAANIAERGLYSLLAPVQRVTGYDVVVPLYRLENQYMPSAARIVAAVRQALEAS; encoded by the coding sequence ATGGCTGATCTCAACATGGTGGACGCGCTCAATCAGGCGATGGCCTACGAACTCGAGCACGATTCCGCCGTCGTGCTGCTCGGCGAAGACATCGGCGTGAACGGCGGCGTGTTTCGCGCGACGGCCGGATTGCAGGCGCGCTTCGGCGCGCAGCGCGTAATCGATACGCCGCTTGCCGAAACGGCGATTGCGGGCACGGCAATCGGCATGGCGGCAATGGGCCTGAAACCCGTCGCCGAGATCCAGTTCAGCGGGTTCCTGTATCCGACGATCGATCACGTGCTCAACCACGCGTCGCGTCTGAGGCACCGGACGCGCGGACGCCTCTCATGCCCGCTCGTGATCCGCGCGCCGTGCGGCGCAGGCATACACGCACCTGAGCATCATTCCGAAAGTCCCGAGGCGCTGTTCGCACACATTCCCGGCTTGCGCGTCGTCACGCCATCGTCGCCCGCGCGCGCCTACGGTCTGCTGCTTGCCGCGATTCGCGACCCCGATCCAGTGATCTTCTTCGAGCCGACGCGCCTGTATCGTCTGTTCCGGCAGACGGTGGATGACAACGGCGAAGCGTTGCCGCTCGACACCTGCTTCACGTTGCGCGACGGTTCCGATGTCACGCTGGTGAGCTGGGGCGGCGCGGTGCAGGATGCGCAGGCGGCCGCCGATCTGCTGGCGCAGGACGGCGTGATGGCCGAAGTGATTGACGTGACGACGCTCAAGCCGATCGACATGAACACGATACTGGCGTCGGTGGCGAAGACGGGCCGCTGTGTGATCGTCCACGAGGGCTCGCGCACGGGCGGCGTAGGCGCGGAGATCGCCGCCAACATCGCCGAGCGCGGGCTTTACTCGCTGCTGGCGCCCGTGCAGCGCGTGACGGGCTACGACGTCGTCGTGCCGCTGTACCGGCTCGAGAATCAATACATGCCCAGCGCCGCGCGCATCGTCGCCGCGGTCAGGCAAGCTCTGGAGGCGTCGTGA